One window from the genome of Thermaerobacter marianensis DSM 12885 encodes:
- a CDS encoding acyl-CoA synthetase gives MGTFRIEVPAHYNFARDTVDRWAEDGGRPAMLWVDDEGAGHAFTFRHFARRSRQVTGLLRSFGVGRGDRVVVVLGREVAWWEVMLGLIRLGAVPAPGTTLLTARDLLYRIQRTEAVAVITDPQGAARVDEIRDQCPSLRVGIVVGGTRPGWIPYEEAVAAAPPDEGEVTRADEPMLIYFTSGTTGYPKMVLHEHSYPLGHRVTGELWCDLQPGDLHWNVSDTGWAKAAWSSFCGPWVAGATVMVDRKPGKFDPQRTLALIERHRPTSLCAPPTVYRLLVLEPLDRYDLSSLRSCVSAGEPLNPEVIHAWQKATGVIIRDGYGQTETVCMVANWPGLPVKPGSMGKPAPHAEVAIVDERGQVLPPGREGDIAIRVEPERPVGVFREYWKDPEGTAARRVGPWYITGDRGIMDEDGYFWFVGRADDVIISAGYRIGPFEVESALVEHPAVAEAAVVASPDPVRGSIVKAFVVLAPGYAPSDALAAELQEHVKNATAPYKYPREIEFVGELPKTISGKIRRVELREREMRRKAAGAGNGAADGGGAGE, from the coding sequence ATGGGGACCTTCCGGATCGAGGTGCCCGCCCACTACAACTTCGCCCGCGACACCGTGGACCGCTGGGCCGAAGACGGCGGGCGCCCGGCCATGCTCTGGGTGGACGACGAGGGCGCCGGCCACGCCTTCACCTTCCGCCACTTCGCCCGTCGTTCCCGCCAGGTGACGGGCCTGCTCCGGTCCTTCGGTGTGGGGCGCGGGGACCGGGTGGTGGTCGTCCTGGGCCGGGAGGTGGCCTGGTGGGAGGTCATGCTGGGGCTCATCCGTCTGGGCGCCGTTCCGGCCCCCGGCACCACGCTGCTGACCGCCCGCGACCTGCTCTACCGCATCCAGCGTACCGAGGCGGTGGCCGTGATCACCGATCCCCAGGGCGCCGCCCGCGTCGACGAGATCCGGGACCAGTGCCCGTCCCTGCGGGTCGGCATCGTGGTCGGCGGAACGCGGCCCGGCTGGATCCCCTATGAGGAGGCGGTGGCGGCCGCCCCGCCCGATGAAGGTGAGGTCACCCGCGCCGACGAGCCCATGCTGATCTACTTCACTTCGGGCACCACGGGCTACCCCAAGATGGTGCTCCACGAGCACAGCTACCCGCTGGGCCACCGGGTGACCGGGGAGCTCTGGTGCGACCTCCAGCCCGGCGACCTGCACTGGAACGTGTCCGACACCGGCTGGGCCAAGGCGGCGTGGTCCAGCTTCTGCGGGCCGTGGGTGGCGGGAGCCACGGTGATGGTCGACCGCAAGCCGGGCAAGTTCGACCCCCAGCGCACCCTGGCGCTGATCGAGCGGCACCGGCCCACCAGCCTGTGCGCCCCGCCCACGGTGTACCGGCTCCTGGTGCTCGAGCCCCTGGACCGCTACGACCTCTCCAGCCTGCGCTCGTGCGTCTCCGCCGGCGAGCCCCTCAACCCCGAGGTGATCCACGCCTGGCAGAAGGCGACGGGCGTCATCATCCGCGACGGCTACGGGCAGACGGAGACGGTCTGCATGGTCGCCAACTGGCCGGGCCTGCCCGTCAAGCCCGGCTCCATGGGCAAGCCGGCGCCCCACGCCGAGGTGGCCATCGTCGACGAGCGGGGCCAGGTGCTGCCGCCGGGCCGGGAGGGCGACATCGCCATCCGGGTAGAGCCGGAGCGGCCGGTCGGGGTCTTCCGCGAGTACTGGAAGGACCCCGAGGGGACGGCGGCGCGCCGGGTGGGACCGTGGTACATCACCGGCGACCGCGGCATCATGGACGAGGACGGCTACTTCTGGTTCGTGGGCCGCGCCGACGACGTGATCATCAGCGCCGGGTACCGCATCGGGCCTTTCGAGGTGGAGAGCGCCCTGGTGGAGCACCCGGCGGTGGCGGAGGCGGCGGTGGTGGCGAGCCCCGACCCGGTGCGGGGCAGCATCGTCAAGGCCTTCGTCGTCCTGGCGCCGGGGTACGCGCCCAGCGACGCCCTGGCCGCCGAGCTTCAGGAGCACGTGAAGAACGCCACCGCCCCGTACAAATACCCCCGCGAGATCGAGTTCGTTGGCGAACTGCCCAAGACCATCTCGGGCAAGATCCGGCGGGTCGAGCTGCGGGAACGGGAGATGCGGCGCAAGGCGGCGGGCGCCGGGAACGGGGCTGCCGACGGCGGCGGGGCCGGCGAGTGA
- a CDS encoding patatin-like phospholipase family protein: MNADAVLSGGGVRVIALVGALEVAEERGYRWVNLGGTSGGAIVAALRAAGYTPAEMRRLLETTDFGRFRDRDALDRIPLAGTLLSLLLENGIYEGRALEAWVEDLLARKGVRVFRDLELPPALAGDDPRFRYRLQVVAADVTRRRMLVLPRDLPEYGIEPGDFPVARAVRMSAALPYFYEPVPLVYHTPQGPATSLVVDGGLVANFPVWLFDVEGAPPWPTFGFRLADPVDQAVPFDGPAGYLTALVSTALEAREELANAHTAARTVAVPTLGVRTTDFDLDPAMRRRLYQAGREAAARFFRQWDFGRYKQAFRGQAGPLAV; this comes from the coding sequence GTGAACGCCGACGCCGTCCTGTCCGGCGGCGGGGTGCGGGTGATCGCTCTGGTGGGGGCCCTGGAGGTGGCGGAGGAGCGCGGCTACCGTTGGGTCAACCTGGGCGGCACCTCGGGCGGCGCCATCGTCGCCGCCCTGCGGGCCGCCGGCTACACGCCGGCCGAGATGCGCCGGCTGCTGGAAACCACCGATTTCGGGCGCTTCCGGGACCGGGATGCCCTGGACCGCATCCCCCTGGCAGGTACCCTGTTGAGCCTCCTCCTGGAAAACGGCATCTACGAGGGGCGCGCCCTGGAGGCGTGGGTGGAGGACCTGCTGGCCCGTAAGGGGGTCCGGGTCTTCCGGGATCTGGAGCTGCCGCCGGCCCTGGCCGGGGACGACCCCCGCTTCCGCTACCGGCTGCAGGTGGTGGCGGCCGACGTGACCCGCCGGCGGATGCTGGTTCTGCCCCGCGACCTGCCGGAGTACGGGATCGAACCCGGCGACTTCCCCGTGGCGCGGGCCGTGCGGATGAGCGCCGCGCTGCCCTACTTCTACGAGCCGGTGCCGCTGGTATACCACACCCCGCAGGGCCCGGCCACCAGCCTGGTGGTGGACGGTGGCCTGGTGGCCAACTTCCCGGTGTGGCTCTTCGACGTGGAGGGAGCGCCGCCGTGGCCCACCTTCGGGTTCCGGCTGGCGGATCCGGTGGACCAGGCGGTGCCCTTCGACGGTCCGGCGGGGTACCTGACCGCCCTGGTCAGCACCGCCCTGGAAGCCCGGGAGGAGCTGGCCAACGCCCATACGGCGGCCCGCACCGTGGCCGTTCCCACCCTGGGGGTGCGCACCACGGACTTCGATCTCGACCCGGCCATGCGCCGCCGGCTGTACCAGGCAGGCCGGGAGGCGGCGGCCCGGTTCTTCCGCCAGTGGGACTTCGGCCGTTACAAGCAGGCCTTCCGCGGCCAGGCGGGTCCGCTGGCGGTCTGA
- a CDS encoding spore germination protein: MGFWPAWLPHRGGRGDGDRRRGPDADNRRDSSGRAGAPPAAAGAAAGRERGHRESAGAGGGNGWSRSGSPAAARAPRRAGLRGHGAAARPGPRSSTEIRYDGPAGWWAVANMTQPAGVAGGRRRDAPATQNDPTSRRALKLLRRHTRRTLAAIDTLLDHVRAVPGDHRRLRAAARDDLQRARRQLAYYIGPSDDIVYRPFHFGFLRGLVVYAEGVVDPKFVSEAVLEPLQRLAAARWAAAGAATGARKADAGSPATGTAAAAAGPEPAGGPVPGSGGPGQPHVRPATAGLDGVHAPAPWAQAGSDPARDGMHGARDGRDAAAGHRRAVRDRAGGHRRPTLPPALAAHLTRELRQAVTIATEVRRTRSYRQAAQAVVEGKAALVVAGVPDILTFGAEGWPKRQPDEPESERTIRGPREGLVETLSDNLALIRRWIRDPSLRVRKIKLGKRTRTPVAMVYVENLAPQPLVDEVWERLQSIDADAVIESATIEEYLTGRKASIFPLVQATERTDKVAAALLEGRVVVLVDRSPFGLFVPTSLNELYQSPDDYYVNFWQGTAVRLLRVVGLFISLALPGLYITLVGFHPELIPTKLALASAGIRQGTPMPAAVELVVMELLFELFREGGLRLPAAVGQTVGIAGGVVLGTAAAQAGFVSGIVIVVTAGTAIASFAIPNYFLGLTWRILKFALIGLSSVFGLTGLVAGLLLVAAHLAAAESAGAPYTTPFGPLQPKQLVRVAVRPPHWDKDATQRP; the protein is encoded by the coding sequence GTGGGCTTCTGGCCGGCGTGGCTCCCCCATCGGGGCGGCCGCGGCGACGGCGACCGCCGCCGCGGGCCGGATGCCGACAACCGCAGGGACTCCTCCGGCCGCGCAGGAGCCCCGCCGGCCGCCGCCGGCGCCGCAGCCGGCCGGGAACGGGGCCACAGGGAATCGGCGGGCGCCGGTGGCGGCAACGGCTGGTCCCGCTCAGGCTCCCCGGCTGCCGCCCGGGCCCCCCGGCGTGCCGGCCTGCGGGGCCACGGGGCCGCGGCCCGGCCCGGACCGCGGAGCAGCACCGAGATCCGCTACGACGGCCCGGCCGGCTGGTGGGCCGTCGCCAACATGACCCAACCCGCCGGGGTCGCGGGCGGGCGACGCCGGGATGCTCCGGCGACCCAGAACGATCCGACTTCCCGCCGCGCCCTCAAGCTGCTGCGCCGCCACACGCGGCGCACCCTGGCCGCCATCGATACCCTGCTGGACCACGTCCGGGCGGTGCCGGGCGACCACCGGCGGCTGCGGGCGGCCGCCCGGGACGACCTCCAGCGGGCGCGGCGCCAGCTCGCCTATTACATCGGTCCCAGCGACGACATCGTGTACCGCCCCTTCCACTTCGGCTTCCTGCGCGGCCTGGTGGTGTACGCGGAGGGCGTGGTCGATCCCAAGTTCGTCAGCGAGGCCGTACTGGAGCCGCTGCAGCGCCTGGCGGCGGCCCGGTGGGCCGCCGCGGGCGCCGCGACCGGCGCGAGGAAGGCGGACGCCGGCAGCCCTGCCACCGGGACCGCGGCGGCCGCGGCGGGCCCCGAACCGGCCGGTGGCCCGGTCCCCGGCTCGGGCGGGCCTGGCCAACCGCACGTCCGCCCCGCGACCGCGGGTTTGGACGGCGTCCACGCCCCCGCTCCCTGGGCCCAGGCCGGGAGCGACCCGGCCCGGGACGGGATGCACGGGGCCCGGGACGGAAGGGACGCAGCCGCTGGTCACCGGCGCGCCGTCCGGGACCGGGCCGGCGGCCACCGGCGCCCCACCCTCCCGCCAGCGCTGGCCGCCCACCTGACCCGGGAGTTGCGCCAGGCCGTCACCATCGCCACCGAGGTCCGCCGCACCCGCTCCTACCGCCAGGCTGCCCAGGCGGTCGTCGAGGGCAAGGCGGCCCTGGTGGTGGCCGGCGTCCCCGACATCCTGACCTTCGGCGCCGAGGGGTGGCCCAAGCGCCAGCCCGACGAGCCCGAATCGGAGCGCACCATCCGCGGGCCGCGGGAAGGCCTGGTGGAGACCTTGTCCGACAACCTGGCCCTGATCCGCCGCTGGATCCGCGACCCCTCCCTGCGGGTGCGGAAGATCAAGCTGGGCAAGCGGACCCGGACGCCCGTGGCCATGGTGTACGTCGAGAACCTGGCGCCCCAGCCCCTGGTCGACGAGGTGTGGGAACGCCTGCAGAGCATCGACGCCGACGCCGTCATCGAGAGCGCGACCATCGAGGAGTATCTGACGGGCCGCAAGGCGTCCATCTTCCCCCTGGTGCAGGCCACCGAGCGCACCGACAAGGTGGCCGCAGCCCTGCTGGAAGGGCGGGTCGTGGTGCTGGTCGACCGCAGCCCCTTCGGCCTGTTCGTCCCGACGTCGCTCAACGAGCTGTATCAGAGCCCCGACGACTACTACGTCAACTTCTGGCAGGGGACGGCGGTGCGCCTCCTGCGGGTGGTGGGCCTGTTCATCTCGCTGGCGCTGCCGGGACTGTACATCACCCTGGTCGGCTTCCACCCCGAGCTGATCCCCACCAAGCTGGCCCTGGCCAGCGCGGGGATCCGCCAGGGGACGCCGATGCCGGCGGCGGTGGAGCTGGTCGTCATGGAGTTGCTCTTCGAGCTCTTCCGCGAGGGCGGCCTGCGCCTGCCCGCAGCGGTGGGCCAGACGGTGGGCATCGCCGGCGGCGTGGTGCTGGGTACCGCCGCCGCCCAGGCCGGGTTCGTCTCGGGCATCGTCATCGTGGTGACGGCAGGCACGGCCATCGCGTCCTTCGCCATCCCCAACTACTTCCTCGGCCTGACCTGGCGCATCCTGAAGTTCGCCCTGATCGGCTTGAGCTCGGTCTTCGGCCTGACGGGGCTGGTGGCGGGCCTGCTGCTGGTGGCGGCGCACCTGGCGGCGGCCGAGTCCGCGGGCGCCCCGTACACCACACCCTTCGGCCCCTTGCAGCCGAAGCAGCTGGTCCGGGTGGCGGTGCGCCCGCCCCACTGGGACAAGGACGCCACCCAGCGCCCTTGA
- a CDS encoding GerAB/ArcD/ProY family transporter: protein MWVSGRGLAALFFFTLYQFGLLDGPMWLARAAGRFGWLVEAMGALMGVPLVLIMLDLAARFPGQTVYQYARTVLGRPVAFVANGLVLVYGLLFLGYFLRQFVDVVQTYLLPRTPLWAITGLVTLGIVLVVSLGPLALNRLAQMLLIPVVLASVVMLLIALRNVDVIMLLPLWPVPAAALAAVPTVGFFPFVPIKHLVVQLAVVRKPRDHVRSVLGTYAAVALFKVTATAATLAIFGDRAVALMAWPALEALRVVQVPLALLEELGLPGLVVYQVVLFVSSAVYFVSDYIGLPVWLGLGPRAMPWLLPLLAAAAAGVCLWPQDQVQMDVLRRLVMYGGLYAAVAYPVILWLGARWRRLGVPAAS, encoded by the coding sequence GTGTGGGTCTCGGGGCGCGGCCTGGCGGCCCTGTTCTTCTTCACGCTCTATCAGTTCGGGCTGCTGGACGGCCCCATGTGGCTGGCCCGGGCCGCCGGGCGCTTCGGCTGGCTGGTCGAGGCCATGGGGGCTTTGATGGGCGTGCCCCTGGTCCTGATCATGCTGGACCTGGCGGCCCGCTTTCCCGGGCAGACGGTATACCAGTACGCCCGCACCGTCCTGGGCCGGCCCGTGGCCTTCGTGGCCAACGGGCTGGTGCTGGTGTACGGGCTGCTCTTCTTGGGCTACTTTCTCCGCCAGTTCGTCGACGTGGTGCAGACCTACCTCTTGCCGCGCACCCCCCTCTGGGCCATCACCGGCCTGGTCACGCTGGGCATCGTGCTGGTGGTGAGCCTGGGGCCCCTGGCGCTCAACCGGCTGGCCCAGATGCTGCTGATCCCCGTGGTGCTGGCATCGGTGGTGATGCTGCTCATCGCCCTGCGCAACGTGGACGTGATCATGCTCCTGCCCCTCTGGCCGGTGCCGGCGGCCGCCCTGGCGGCGGTCCCCACCGTCGGGTTCTTCCCCTTCGTCCCCATCAAACACCTGGTGGTTCAGCTGGCGGTGGTGCGCAAGCCGCGCGACCACGTGCGGTCCGTGCTCGGGACGTACGCCGCCGTCGCCCTCTTCAAGGTGACGGCCACGGCCGCCACCCTGGCCATCTTCGGCGACCGCGCCGTGGCCCTGATGGCCTGGCCGGCCCTGGAGGCGCTGCGGGTGGTCCAGGTGCCGCTGGCGCTGCTGGAGGAACTGGGCCTTCCCGGCCTGGTGGTGTACCAGGTGGTGCTGTTCGTCTCCAGCGCCGTGTACTTCGTCAGCGACTACATCGGCCTGCCCGTCTGGCTGGGGCTCGGCCCGAGGGCCATGCCGTGGCTGTTGCCGCTGCTGGCGGCGGCCGCCGCAGGGGTCTGCCTCTGGCCCCAGGACCAGGTCCAGATGGACGTGCTGCGCCGGTTGGTCATGTACGGCGGCCTGTACGCCGCC